From one Bos javanicus breed banteng chromosome 15, ARS-OSU_banteng_1.0, whole genome shotgun sequence genomic stretch:
- the LOC133260962 gene encoding olfactory receptor 52N4-like yields MIMLNQTDVTPSCFILNGIPGLEDMHMWISFPFCSMYVVAMVGNCGLLYLIRYEDSLHRPMYYFLAMLSLTDLVMCSSTTPKALCIFWFQLKEISFEDCLVQMFFIHTFTGMESGVLMLMALDRYVAICYPLRYSTILTNPVIARVGVATFLRAVFLIIPLVFFTKQLPYCRGNLIHHTYCDQLSVAKLSCGNIKINVVYGLMAAFLIGGFDILCIAISYTMILRAVVSLSSTEARRKAFSTCTAHICAIVFSYSPAFFCFFFNRFGSHTIPSSCHIIVANIYLLLPPTMNPIVYGVKTKQIRDCVLRILSGSKNTKSYIPYLSGKR; encoded by the coding sequence ATGATAATGCTGAACCAAACAGATGTGACACCATCCTGTTTTATTCTTAATGGGATCCCAGGACTGGAGGACATGCACatgtggatttccttcccattctgcTCCATGTATGTTGTAGCTATGGTAGGGAACTGTGGACTCCTCTACCTCATTCGCTATGAGGACTCACTACACAGACCCATGTATTACTTCTTGGCCATGCTTTCCCTAACTGACCTTGTCATGTGCTCTAGTACCACCCCTAAAGCTCTTTGCATCTTCTGGTTTCAACTCAAGGAAATCAGCTTTGAAGACTGTTTGGTCCAGATGTTCTTTATTCACACCTTcacagggatggaatctggggtGCTCATGCTTATGGCCCtggaccgctatgtggccatctgctaCCCCCTGCGCTATTCAACTATCCTCACCAATCCTGTCATTGCAAGAGTTGGGGTTGCCACTTTCCTGAGAGCAGTATTTCTTATCATTCCCTTGGTTTTCTTCACCAAGCAACTACCCTACTGCAGAGGCAACCTAATACACCATACCTACTGTGACCAGCTATCTGTGGCCAAGCTATCTTGTGGAAATATCAAGATCAATGTTGTCTATGGTCTGATGGCTGCCTTCCTAATTGGGGGCTTTGACATTCTGTGCATCGCCATTTCCTACACCATGATCCTCCGGGCAGTGGTCAGTCTATCATCAACAGAAGCTCGGCGGAAGGCCTTCAGCACCTGCACTGCCCACATCTGTGCTATAGTTTTCTCCTACAGCCCAgccttcttctgtttcttttttaatcgcTTTGGGAGCCATACAATTCCTTCATCTTGTCACATCATTGTGGCCAATATTTACCTGCTCCTACCTCCCACTATGAACCCTATTGTCTATGGGGTGAAAACCAAGCAGATACGAGATTGTGTCCTAAGGATCCTTTCAGGCTCTAAGAATACAAAATCCTATATCCCATATCTTTCAGGGAAAAGATGA